One segment of Candidatus Nanopelagicales bacterium DNA contains the following:
- a CDS encoding GGDEF domain-containing protein: MEQLGQVASERRSILLTQAQREIPRILIGSCLVIALFDIALILTSSALPREYFASDLLQFLVIALVGITIRSKLVPRNYVPWLFGLAVITNNLVMNFQFVIDPTGNSIAVIMIMLSVTGALIFDWRAFIVVAGVANTVTAWTFFTHMETGAEEWVIAALTATAMSALILWGRTQTATALAQAAIQAAELATTDPLTGLLNRRGIEHMELALHRRALREQQFVFVMFCDIDGLKYVNDTDGHGAGDVLLSAVSRALTQAVRPDDLVARWGGDEFLVIGLGQVPAAHEFKERLDRQLASEPLPPSWTRGITIGSSLGFNQPLPEIIEQADAAMYQQRHRS; this comes from the coding sequence GTGGAACAGTTAGGCCAAGTTGCCTCGGAGCGCCGTTCGATTTTGCTCACACAGGCTCAACGTGAGATTCCACGGATTCTCATTGGTAGTTGTCTGGTTATTGCACTCTTCGATATCGCGCTTATTCTCACAAGCTCTGCGCTACCTCGAGAATATTTTGCATCTGACTTGCTTCAATTTTTAGTCATTGCCTTGGTTGGGATCACTATCCGCAGCAAATTAGTACCGAGGAATTATGTTCCTTGGCTCTTTGGCTTGGCAGTCATCACCAATAACCTCGTCATGAACTTTCAATTTGTTATTGACCCAACAGGTAATTCGATTGCGGTCATCATGATCATGCTCTCAGTGACAGGAGCTTTGATTTTCGATTGGCGAGCATTCATCGTTGTCGCTGGTGTGGCTAATACGGTCACGGCTTGGACTTTCTTCACACATATGGAAACTGGTGCTGAAGAATGGGTCATTGCAGCACTAACAGCCACAGCAATGTCTGCCCTCATTCTTTGGGGCCGGACACAAACGGCCACAGCACTTGCCCAAGCCGCAATCCAAGCAGCGGAACTTGCGACAACTGACCCACTCACCGGCCTACTGAATCGCCGTGGAATCGAACATATGGAATTGGCCTTGCACAGACGTGCGCTTCGCGAACAACAATTCGTGTTCGTGATGTTCTGCGACATCGACGGTCTCAAATATGTCAATGACACCGACGGTCATGGGGCTGGCGACGTACTTCTGAGTGCAGTGTCCAGGGCTCTCACTCAAGCAGTGCGTCCTGATGATCTTGTGGCCAGATGGGGCGGCGATGAATTCCTTGTTATCGGCCTTGGGCAAGTTCCCGCAGCCCATGAATTCAAAGAACGGCTTGATCGGCAGTTGGCTTCAGAACCCTTGCCCCCCTCGTGGACACGTGGCATAACCATCGGATCGTCGTTGGGTTTCAACCAGCCACTTCCGGAAATCATTGAACAAGCCGACGCCGCGATGTACCAACAACGCCATCGCTCTTAA
- a CDS encoding glutamate--tRNA ligase family protein, which translates to MRTRFAPTPSGYLHEGNLANALLTSWLAHQLGGEIYLRIDADDSNRLRPEYTEYIHSALNALKIKTQVTNTSIPNRRQYLRTQLSALPQNLIFACSCSRSDLVQRACYCRGEEITWVPNVNALRLYLDPTISIPVGEQLFNLHEHFGDVVLWRRDDIPAYHWANVIDDRDLGTTHIVRGEDLLSSTALHMYLAELMGASELAHCVYLHHSLLLDSQGNKVSKSTQANNSAPELTAPYLAWIHSEASSLAKGINITPRPF; encoded by the coding sequence ATGCGCACTCGTTTTGCTCCAACGCCTAGTGGATACCTCCACGAAGGCAACCTCGCGAATGCGCTGTTGACTTCTTGGCTTGCCCATCAATTGGGTGGCGAAATCTATTTACGCATTGATGCCGATGACAGCAATCGTTTGCGGCCTGAATATACGGAATACATCCATTCGGCGTTGAACGCGCTGAAAATAAAGACGCAGGTAACCAACACCTCAATTCCGAACCGAAGGCAATACCTGCGAACGCAACTTTCGGCGCTCCCCCAAAATCTCATTTTTGCGTGTTCGTGCTCTCGATCTGATCTAGTCCAACGCGCCTGTTATTGCCGCGGTGAAGAAATCACATGGGTACCCAATGTCAATGCGCTGAGGCTCTATCTCGATCCCACAATTTCAATACCTGTAGGCGAGCAATTGTTCAACCTGCACGAACACTTTGGTGATGTCGTGCTTTGGCGTCGCGACGATATTCCGGCCTACCACTGGGCCAATGTGATTGATGACCGCGACCTTGGCACCACACATATCGTTCGTGGCGAAGACCTTTTGAGTTCCACTGCACTTCATATGTATCTCGCAGAACTCATGGGTGCATCAGAACTCGCTCATTGCGTCTATCTTCACCATTCGTTGCTTCTGGACTCACAGGGGAACAAGGTTTCCAAATCTACACAGGCCAATAACTCAGCACCCGAACTCACTGCGCCGTACCTGGCATGGATTCACAGTGAAGCTTCATCGCTGGCCAAAGGAATCAACATCACTCCCCGACCCTTCTAA
- a CDS encoding LapA family protein — translation MSQAKKKFNGRMISGVVIAIVALIIIVQNTASAEIKFLGWSWNMPIWLILVIMFVLGMLLGGAVRSGVRKLRGAEPKKS, via the coding sequence ATGTCACAGGCAAAGAAGAAGTTCAACGGACGAATGATCTCTGGGGTCGTTATTGCCATCGTTGCGTTGATCATCATTGTGCAGAACACAGCATCCGCCGAGATCAAGTTCTTGGGTTGGAGTTGGAACATGCCAATCTGGTTGATCTTGGTGATCATGTTTGTTCTTGGCATGTTGCTTGGTGGAGCAGTGCGTTCCGGGGTGCGCAAGCTGCGCGGCGCTGAGCCAAAGAAGTCTTAA
- a CDS encoding NUDIX hydrolase family protein yields MLDTQSAWLDEADLQSARDRLPIVYVDAVPVRVDSLGQVTEVGLLLRVLPDGSISRAIVSGRVLYGERLRDALMRHLEKDLGSMAMPRIPTSPQPFTVVEYFPDPQITGFHDPRQHAVSLAYVVQIDGDCAPSQSALDLIWVSPQEAVSLAFQSQMGGGQDRLVRMALAHCGVLG; encoded by the coding sequence ATGCTCGACACGCAGTCTGCATGGTTAGACGAAGCCGATCTGCAGTCTGCCCGAGACCGCCTACCAATTGTGTATGTAGACGCCGTTCCTGTGCGCGTGGATTCACTTGGGCAAGTAACTGAAGTCGGATTATTGCTTCGCGTATTACCCGACGGCAGCATTAGTCGCGCCATTGTTTCTGGACGAGTGTTGTATGGCGAACGTTTACGTGACGCACTGATGCGGCACCTAGAAAAGGATCTCGGCTCAATGGCAATGCCGAGGATTCCTACCTCACCACAACCGTTTACGGTGGTTGAATATTTCCCAGATCCTCAGATCACTGGTTTCCATGATCCGCGGCAGCATGCAGTGTCATTGGCATATGTCGTGCAGATCGATGGAGATTGCGCCCCTTCGCAATCGGCATTGGATCTGATTTGGGTATCGCCGCAAGAAGCTGTCTCCTTGGCTTTCCAGTCACAAATGGGTGGCGGACAAGATCGACTCGTACGAATGGCACTCGCACACTGCGGTGTTTTGGGATAA
- the msrB gene encoding peptide-methionine (R)-S-oxide reductase MsrB, with the protein MGNSSIGASDNRPDGQPFSVVKPESQWRDELTDQEFYVLRQAGTEAPFVGQYTDNKAEGVYSCKACEAELFRSTTKFDSHCGWPSFYAPLAQDRVIYLEDASAGRVRTEVRCASCGSHLGHVFEGEGYGTPTDLRYCMNSIAMKFKEDANPS; encoded by the coding sequence ATGGGAAATTCTTCAATAGGCGCTAGCGACAACCGTCCGGACGGACAACCATTCAGCGTGGTCAAACCCGAAAGCCAATGGCGCGATGAACTCACCGATCAAGAGTTCTACGTATTGCGTCAGGCCGGAACTGAGGCTCCATTCGTTGGTCAATACACCGACAACAAAGCCGAAGGTGTGTACTCCTGCAAAGCCTGTGAGGCTGAATTGTTCCGTAGCACCACAAAATTCGATTCCCACTGCGGCTGGCCAAGTTTTTACGCTCCCCTTGCTCAAGACCGCGTGATCTACCTAGAAGATGCCTCGGCTGGGCGTGTGCGCACTGAAGTGCGGTGCGCGTCGTGCGGTAGCCACTTGGGGCATGTGTTTGAGGGCGAGGGTTATGGCACGCCAACTGATCTTCGCTACTGCATGAATTCAATTGCGATGAAATTCAAGGAAGACGCTAACCCGAGCTAG
- a CDS encoding DUF3000 domain-containing protein: MRAVTAQDQAFEAAVSRIRMVKCRPEFELEEAPAPSRLAPFALAITADSSGEEDLASGRFVLLHDPDGVDEWEGTFRAVVFVRAALESDLIDDPLLHEVGWSWLTESLQSSGCEYLQLGGTITRNAGRSFGTMSDRPTDGYLEMRASWTPATVDGDASEHMDRHTRAWLRLLDHAAGLQPLPEDVSHVMRSKMRAQR, translated from the coding sequence ATGCGCGCGGTCACTGCCCAAGATCAGGCCTTTGAGGCCGCGGTATCGCGTATTCGCATGGTGAAGTGTCGTCCAGAGTTTGAGCTTGAAGAAGCACCCGCACCAAGTCGCTTAGCACCTTTCGCCCTTGCCATCACTGCTGATTCGTCGGGCGAAGAAGATCTCGCAAGCGGTCGTTTTGTGTTACTGCATGATCCCGATGGCGTAGATGAATGGGAAGGCACATTTCGAGCCGTCGTGTTTGTAAGAGCTGCCCTGGAATCTGATCTCATCGATGATCCACTCCTACACGAAGTTGGTTGGAGTTGGCTCACTGAATCCTTGCAGTCCAGTGGTTGTGAATACCTGCAACTGGGTGGAACCATCACCCGAAATGCAGGTCGTAGTTTTGGCACGATGAGTGATCGCCCCACAGATGGCTACCTAGAAATGCGTGCGTCCTGGACCCCTGCAACAGTTGATGGTGACGCCAGCGAACACATGGATCGTCATACCCGAGCGTGGCTCAGACTCCTTGATCATGCTGCTGGTTTACAACCACTACCAGAAGACGTCTCACATGTGATGCGCAGCAAAATGCGAGCACAGCGTTAG
- a CDS encoding ribonuclease D → MPVELKREREPRDGVPEPITTSAQLKAYSALLADGSGPVALDAERASGFRYSQRAYLIQLRREGAGTALIDPITIDDFSPLITAMDGIPWILHAASQDLPCLNELGLFPISLFDTELAGRLLGRERVSLGALVESELGEILEKGHGATDWSLRPLTKAQLRYAALDVELLVELMDVLQAELDTAGKAQWAQQEFDALLNFRPKDRGEEPWRRTSGIHKLRKGQQLAVVRELWTARDLTARREDIAPGRILPDAAIVAAATELPASSDDLGKLPAFAGRGQTRRRAQWWSAISTALESPEHSWPVSSGPGEGLPPPRTWINKNPQASVRLEVVREGLRELSERVSVPVENLLTPEITRRLCWEPPLEITSETIIDYLRAHGAREWQIELSTPIFATGLLATAAPKTDDQ, encoded by the coding sequence ATGCCTGTTGAGCTAAAACGCGAACGTGAACCTCGCGATGGCGTTCCAGAACCAATTACTACGAGTGCACAACTCAAGGCGTACAGCGCACTTCTCGCTGACGGCAGCGGGCCCGTGGCCCTTGACGCCGAACGAGCTTCAGGTTTTCGTTACAGCCAGCGTGCGTATCTGATTCAGCTCCGCCGTGAAGGCGCGGGAACTGCATTGATCGATCCCATCACTATCGACGATTTCAGTCCATTGATCACCGCAATGGATGGCATCCCCTGGATTCTGCATGCCGCCTCCCAAGATTTACCTTGTCTCAATGAGTTGGGTCTGTTTCCGATTTCGCTCTTTGATACCGAACTTGCCGGACGCCTGCTTGGCCGTGAACGCGTGAGTCTGGGTGCGCTTGTCGAATCTGAACTAGGTGAGATTCTCGAGAAGGGTCACGGTGCAACGGATTGGTCGTTGCGCCCACTCACGAAAGCTCAATTGCGATACGCGGCTCTCGATGTTGAGTTACTCGTCGAATTAATGGATGTTCTTCAGGCCGAGCTCGACACCGCCGGAAAGGCACAGTGGGCTCAACAGGAATTCGATGCATTATTGAATTTTCGCCCCAAGGACCGAGGCGAAGAACCATGGAGGCGAACCTCCGGTATTCACAAACTTCGCAAAGGCCAACAACTGGCGGTCGTCCGTGAATTATGGACTGCACGCGACCTCACGGCACGACGTGAAGATATAGCCCCAGGACGCATCCTTCCCGATGCTGCGATCGTTGCGGCTGCCACTGAACTTCCTGCGTCTTCAGACGATCTAGGCAAACTCCCTGCGTTCGCTGGCCGTGGCCAAACGCGCAGACGCGCTCAGTGGTGGTCGGCGATAAGTACCGCTTTGGAATCGCCAGAGCATTCGTGGCCAGTCAGTAGCGGACCAGGCGAAGGTCTGCCGCCACCTCGCACGTGGATCAATAAGAATCCGCAAGCATCGGTACGCCTTGAAGTTGTCCGTGAAGGTTTGCGTGAACTTTCCGAACGAGTGAGCGTGCCTGTCGAAAATTTATTGACACCAGAAATCACTCGCAGATTGTGCTGGGAACCGCCATTGGAAATCACCAGCGAAACGATTATTGATTACCTCAGGGCCCACGGTGCCCGAGAGTGGCAGATTGAATTATCCACTCCGATTTTTGCAACAGGATTGCTCGCTACTGCTGCACCGAAGACTGACGATCAATAA
- the dxs gene encoding 1-deoxy-D-xylulose-5-phosphate synthase has protein sequence MSLLARIRDPRDVRALTPAQLPVLAAEIRAFLVAKVSATGGHLGPNLGVVELTIALHRTFTSPQDAIIWDTGHQSYVHKILTGRAAGFDELRQAGGLSGYPSRSESIHDIVENSHASTSLSYADGLAKAWELRGLLGKQHVVAVIGDGGLTGGMAWEALNNIAGSKRPVVIVVNDNERSYSPTIGGLAHHLSTLRTTRGYERFMDWGKRVLHRTPVVGNPIYGTLHGMKKGVKDIMAPQGMFEDLGLKYIGPVDGHDETELEHALKRAKEFDGPVIVHVITEKGRGYGPAEADDADRFHGVGIIDPDTGIPVGVSGPTWTAAFSDALVTAGRSRSDLVAITAAMLGPTGLNAFAQAFPERTFDVGIAEQHATTSAAGLAFGGLHPVVALYATFLNRAFDQVLMDCALHNAGVTFVLDRAGVTGDDGATHNGIWDLSMLQVVPGLRIAAPRDEVTLRDEFNEAIAISDAPTVVRFPKGALPPVLPAIRRVDAVDVLAEYGDQHVLIVSVGAFAPLCCEVAERLHDQGIGSLVVDPRWVKPVPTAIIELARCAKLVVVVEDGMRTGGVGAAVSQVLRDAHVDVLVRNIGIPDEFLEHGKRADLLKQFGLTSQEISRTVVETVAVQGSQEVIDRQSSVQQ, from the coding sequence GTGAGCCTGTTAGCCCGTATCCGCGACCCTCGCGATGTTCGAGCGTTAACTCCCGCGCAATTACCTGTTCTCGCCGCCGAGATCCGTGCCTTTCTGGTAGCCAAAGTTTCGGCAACTGGCGGACATCTTGGCCCCAATTTGGGTGTCGTGGAGCTCACGATTGCGCTCCATCGCACGTTCACGTCACCACAGGACGCGATCATTTGGGACACCGGTCATCAGTCATATGTACACAAAATCCTGACGGGCCGAGCAGCAGGTTTCGATGAACTTCGTCAGGCTGGGGGATTGTCGGGTTATCCAAGCCGATCCGAAAGCATTCATGACATTGTCGAGAATTCACATGCTTCAACTTCACTGTCATATGCCGATGGCCTAGCCAAGGCGTGGGAACTGCGTGGGCTGTTGGGCAAACAACATGTTGTTGCTGTGATTGGTGATGGTGGCCTCACCGGAGGCATGGCTTGGGAAGCGCTCAACAACATTGCAGGTTCCAAGCGTCCGGTCGTGATCGTTGTGAACGATAACGAGCGCTCGTATTCACCAACCATTGGCGGATTAGCGCATCATTTGTCCACATTACGGACGACTCGTGGTTACGAACGCTTCATGGATTGGGGCAAGCGGGTGCTACATCGCACTCCGGTTGTGGGTAATCCAATTTACGGAACTTTGCACGGAATGAAAAAAGGCGTCAAGGACATCATGGCGCCGCAGGGCATGTTTGAAGATCTTGGATTGAAGTACATCGGGCCAGTTGATGGCCATGATGAAACTGAACTCGAACATGCACTCAAGCGTGCAAAGGAATTTGACGGACCTGTCATCGTGCATGTGATCACCGAAAAAGGTCGCGGATATGGGCCAGCTGAAGCAGATGATGCTGATCGATTCCATGGCGTTGGCATCATTGACCCTGACACGGGTATTCCCGTTGGAGTCTCAGGCCCTACTTGGACAGCAGCGTTTTCAGATGCACTTGTGACTGCTGGACGTTCACGATCTGATCTTGTAGCGATTACGGCGGCTATGTTGGGACCAACAGGATTAAACGCCTTTGCTCAAGCATTTCCAGAACGCACCTTCGATGTGGGTATCGCTGAACAGCATGCAACCACGAGTGCGGCGGGATTAGCGTTTGGTGGTTTGCATCCGGTGGTCGCGCTCTACGCAACCTTCCTCAACCGGGCTTTCGATCAGGTGCTGATGGATTGTGCGCTCCATAATGCCGGAGTTACCTTCGTCTTGGATCGTGCTGGTGTCACTGGTGATGATGGTGCAACGCACAATGGAATCTGGGATTTGTCGATGCTGCAGGTCGTTCCTGGACTTCGCATCGCTGCTCCGCGTGATGAAGTCACCTTGCGAGATGAATTCAATGAAGCGATCGCTATTAGTGATGCACCGACTGTGGTGCGTTTCCCTAAAGGTGCCCTGCCGCCTGTTCTCCCTGCCATTCGTCGCGTTGATGCTGTTGATGTTTTGGCCGAATACGGGGATCAGCACGTCCTCATTGTGAGTGTCGGAGCCTTTGCGCCGTTGTGCTGTGAAGTTGCTGAGCGTTTACATGATCAGGGAATCGGGAGCTTGGTTGTTGATCCGCGTTGGGTGAAGCCGGTGCCAACCGCGATTATTGAGTTAGCGCGCTGCGCAAAATTGGTCGTTGTCGTGGAAGATGGCATGCGCACGGGTGGTGTTGGCGCGGCAGTGAGCCAAGTTCTACGCGACGCTCATGTTGACGTACTTGTTCGAAATATTGGAATACCTGATGAGTTCCTTGAGCATGGTAAGCGTGCAGATCTACTCAAGCAGTTTGGTTTAACGTCACAGGAAATTTCGCGCACCGTGGTAGAAACCGTTGCGGTGCAAGGCTCTCAAGAAGTTATTGATCGTCAGTCTTCGGTGCAGCAGTAG
- the acnA gene encoding aconitate hydratase AcnA: MDSFGAKGNLQVGSNSYEIFRIATVPGSDRLPFTHKVLLENLLRTEDGANITKETIASLGNWDPAAQPSEEIQFTPARVVMQDFTGVPVVVDLATMREAVAELGGDASKIEPLAPSELVIDHSVIVDFFGSQNAEALNVDLEYERNLERYQFLRWGQGAFEEFKVVPPGTGIVHQVNIENLARVIMARGGQAYPDTVVGTDSHTTMVNGLGVLGWGVGGIEAEAAMLGQPVSMLIPRVVGFKLRGELPQGATATDLVLTITDMLRKHGVVGKFVEFYGEGVSAVPLANRATIGNMSPEYGSTVAIFPVDEATVDYLRLTGRSEEQIALVEAYAKEQGLWHNAAHEPVYSEYLELDLATIVPSIAGPKRPQDRVLLSESKGAFEVALEDYTKSPAALAEVTINGTTSEIGHGAVTVAAITSCTNTSNPFVMLGAGLLAKKAVERGLTRAPWVKTSLAPGSKVVADYYDKAGLTPYLNQLGFDIVGYGCTTCIGNSGPLIPEVSAAVNEHDLAVVSVLSGNRNFEGRINPDIKMNYLASPPLVVAYAIAGTMDIDLATEPLGYDSDGKGVFLADVWPSANEVAAVVNSAIDADMFSSRYKDVFAGDARWQNLATPSGDLFAWDPESTYVRKPPYFEGMGRTPSPVNDITGARVLAVLGDSVTTDHISPAGNIKADSPAGVYLAEHGVDRADFNSYGSRRGNHEVMIRGTFANIRLKNLMLDGIEGGFTVDLTNADEPVVSIYDAAQSYAKHGTPLVILAGKEYGSGSSRDWAAKGTALLGVRVVIAESYERIHRSNLIGMGVLPLQYQAGVNAQSLGLTGEEVITVKGVVQLNDGTTPREVAVEAVKQDGSVVEFNALVRIDTPGEADYYRHGGILQYVLRSLL, from the coding sequence GTGGACAGTTTTGGTGCCAAAGGAAATCTGCAGGTTGGATCGAATTCCTACGAGATTTTCCGAATTGCAACGGTCCCGGGCAGTGATCGCCTTCCCTTCACGCACAAGGTGCTTCTTGAAAACCTCCTGCGCACCGAAGATGGCGCCAACATCACCAAAGAAACCATCGCATCTCTGGGCAACTGGGATCCCGCTGCCCAGCCAAGCGAAGAAATCCAGTTCACTCCGGCACGTGTAGTGATGCAGGACTTCACCGGTGTTCCTGTGGTTGTCGACCTTGCAACCATGCGCGAAGCTGTTGCAGAGCTCGGAGGAGACGCCAGCAAGATCGAGCCATTGGCTCCATCTGAACTTGTGATCGACCACTCGGTCATCGTGGATTTCTTTGGCAGCCAAAATGCTGAAGCGCTGAACGTGGATCTGGAATATGAACGCAACTTAGAGCGCTACCAATTCCTTCGTTGGGGCCAAGGCGCTTTTGAAGAATTCAAGGTCGTGCCACCAGGCACCGGCATCGTCCACCAAGTCAATATTGAGAACCTGGCTCGAGTCATCATGGCTCGTGGTGGTCAGGCGTACCCAGACACTGTCGTCGGCACCGATTCACACACCACCATGGTCAATGGCCTTGGTGTGTTGGGCTGGGGCGTCGGCGGTATCGAAGCTGAAGCAGCAATGCTTGGCCAACCAGTGTCGATGTTGATCCCACGTGTTGTTGGCTTCAAGCTTCGCGGTGAATTGCCACAGGGCGCCACAGCAACAGACCTCGTACTCACCATTACCGACATGCTTCGCAAGCATGGAGTCGTTGGCAAGTTCGTAGAGTTTTACGGTGAAGGTGTCAGCGCAGTGCCGCTGGCCAACCGCGCCACTATCGGCAACATGAGCCCTGAATACGGCAGCACGGTTGCGATCTTCCCCGTTGATGAAGCAACAGTTGATTATTTGCGCCTCACGGGCCGATCAGAAGAGCAAATTGCACTTGTTGAGGCGTATGCAAAGGAACAAGGGTTGTGGCACAACGCTGCACATGAGCCTGTGTATTCCGAATACCTTGAGTTGGATCTCGCAACTATCGTGCCTTCGATTGCTGGTCCAAAGCGCCCACAGGATCGCGTGCTGCTTTCCGAATCAAAGGGTGCCTTCGAAGTTGCACTGGAGGACTACACCAAGTCACCTGCAGCGTTGGCAGAGGTGACCATTAACGGAACGACTTCAGAGATTGGTCATGGCGCTGTCACTGTTGCCGCGATTACATCGTGCACCAACACCTCAAATCCATTCGTGATGCTTGGCGCCGGTTTGCTGGCTAAGAAGGCTGTTGAGCGTGGGCTCACTCGGGCACCTTGGGTCAAAACTTCCCTTGCACCTGGCTCAAAGGTTGTCGCTGATTACTACGACAAAGCCGGTTTAACCCCATACTTGAATCAGCTTGGTTTTGACATCGTTGGTTACGGTTGCACCACTTGCATTGGTAACTCAGGTCCACTCATTCCTGAAGTAAGTGCAGCGGTCAATGAACATGACCTCGCAGTGGTGTCAGTGCTCAGTGGTAACCGCAACTTCGAAGGTCGCATCAATCCTGACATCAAGATGAACTACTTGGCATCCCCTCCACTCGTGGTCGCATACGCAATTGCGGGAACGATGGATATTGACCTAGCAACTGAACCTTTGGGTTACGACTCAGATGGCAAGGGTGTGTTCTTGGCAGATGTGTGGCCTAGTGCAAATGAAGTTGCCGCTGTAGTGAACTCTGCAATTGATGCTGACATGTTCTCTTCGCGTTACAAGGATGTGTTTGCAGGCGATGCTCGCTGGCAGAACCTGGCAACCCCAAGTGGTGATCTTTTTGCTTGGGATCCGGAGAGCACATACGTGCGCAAACCGCCGTACTTCGAAGGTATGGGCCGTACGCCTTCACCTGTCAATGACATCACCGGTGCGCGCGTTCTAGCTGTACTTGGCGATTCGGTCACGACTGACCACATTTCACCTGCCGGCAATATCAAGGCTGACAGCCCTGCAGGCGTGTATTTAGCTGAACACGGTGTTGATCGCGCAGACTTCAACTCCTACGGATCACGTCGTGGCAACCATGAAGTGATGATTCGTGGAACATTTGCGAACATCCGTTTGAAGAACCTCATGCTCGATGGCATTGAGGGCGGCTTTACTGTCGATCTCACCAATGCTGATGAGCCTGTTGTTTCGATTTACGATGCAGCGCAAAGCTACGCCAAGCACGGCACCCCATTGGTGATTCTTGCTGGCAAGGAATACGGCTCAGGTTCATCGCGCGACTGGGCGGCAAAGGGCACGGCACTCCTTGGTGTTCGTGTGGTTATTGCAGAGTCATATGAGCGCATCCACCGTTCCAACTTGATTGGCATGGGCGTCTTGCCATTGCAGTACCAAGCGGGCGTCAATGCTCAAAGCCTTGGCCTGACTGGCGAAGAGGTCATCACAGTGAAGGGTGTTGTTCAGTTAAACGACGGCACTACACCACGTGAAGTTGCTGTTGAAGCGGTAAAGCAAGATGGATCAGTCGTGGAGTTCAATGCGCTGGTGCGTATCGATACACCAGGTGAAGCTGACTACTACCGCCATGGTGGAATCTTGCAGTACGTGCTTCGTTCGTTGCTCTAA
- a CDS encoding TRAM domain-containing protein, producing MNNVVRAPKEPIEVDDEVRLILGPTVHGGHCIAHPLGHTAFVRHGLEGEDVTVRITEVRSKFVRADVIEVHEASPFRVEAPCSWARSYGCGGCDFQHVDVAHQRTIKGAIARESLQRQAGIDLGELDVESLGDVDGLGWRTRMRWTVDGAGQAGMLGFRSHGVLPVEECLLASQAITAAQVTEADWSGVESVQVTQDSRGNVSVWADRDLVSGPRKAHQQVRERIWEIESTGFWQVHPAAAESIVQHVLDFGAPQAGERWIDLYAGAGLISAFLAEAVGVTGNVTAVESYRSAVRDGKRALADLQQVTFVDADVERWQFPHQVDGIVLDPPRRGAGREVMKSVAAAKPRSVVYVACDPVAFARDAAFLMEAGYTLTSFVVLDAFPMTSHMECIAKFEPSA from the coding sequence ATGAATAACGTTGTTCGCGCGCCTAAAGAACCCATTGAAGTTGATGATGAAGTTCGACTTATTCTTGGTCCGACAGTCCACGGCGGTCACTGCATCGCCCACCCACTTGGTCACACCGCATTTGTTCGCCATGGGTTAGAAGGCGAAGACGTCACTGTGCGCATCACAGAAGTGCGTTCGAAGTTTGTGCGCGCCGATGTCATCGAAGTTCATGAAGCGTCACCTTTTCGAGTTGAAGCTCCGTGCAGTTGGGCTCGTTCCTATGGATGTGGCGGCTGCGATTTCCAGCATGTAGACGTGGCACACCAGCGCACGATCAAAGGTGCAATTGCGCGCGAGTCGTTGCAACGTCAAGCAGGGATTGATCTGGGCGAACTGGATGTTGAATCACTCGGCGATGTGGATGGCTTGGGGTGGCGCACACGGATGCGCTGGACGGTCGATGGAGCTGGTCAAGCCGGAATGCTCGGTTTTCGCAGCCATGGTGTGTTGCCCGTTGAGGAGTGTCTCTTGGCAAGCCAGGCCATCACTGCTGCGCAGGTCACTGAGGCGGATTGGTCCGGTGTCGAAAGCGTGCAGGTCACACAAGACTCGCGCGGCAATGTTTCAGTATGGGCAGATCGCGACTTAGTCAGTGGTCCGCGCAAGGCTCACCAGCAGGTACGTGAACGAATCTGGGAAATTGAGAGCACTGGGTTTTGGCAGGTGCACCCGGCGGCCGCAGAGTCCATTGTGCAACACGTGCTTGATTTCGGTGCGCCACAGGCAGGGGAGCGGTGGATTGATCTGTATGCCGGAGCGGGCTTGATCAGTGCTTTCCTTGCCGAAGCTGTCGGAGTGACCGGCAATGTCACGGCCGTGGAGAGCTATCGCAGTGCCGTGCGCGACGGAAAGCGTGCCCTTGCTGATCTACAGCAGGTCACTTTTGTTGATGCCGATGTTGAACGTTGGCAGTTCCCGCACCAAGTAGATGGAATAGTGCTGGATCCTCCGAGGCGGGGCGCTGGTAGAGAAGTGATGAAGTCAGTCGCAGCAGCCAAGCCACGCTCAGTGGTGTACGTGGCCTGTGATCCCGTTGCCTTTGCACGAGATGCAGCCTTCCTCATGGAGGCTGGGTACACGCTTACATCCTTTGTGGTCCTTGATGCGTTCCCAATGACCTCGCACATGGAGTGCATTGCCAAGTTTGAGCCGTCGGCATAA